One Primulina huaijiensis isolate GDHJ02 chromosome 5, ASM1229523v2, whole genome shotgun sequence DNA segment encodes these proteins:
- the LOC140977855 gene encoding wound-induced protein 1-like, which translates to MEAKNVNSNTDAPENLIITTVENVYKALSSGDAAKKISGLIASDLEWWFHGPQNCHHMMKMLTGKSSPSDFKFEPRSMDTIDERVIVEGWEGAQVYWVHVWTLKDGVITQFREYFNTWLTVKDLRRPLACLSATTLWQSHPRDLAKRSLPGLMLAI; encoded by the coding sequence atggaggccaaaaacgtgaattCAAACACTGATGCTCCGGAAAATCTGATCATCACCACCGTCGAAAACGTCTACAAGGCGTTATCCAGCGGTGACGCGGCCAAGAAAATTTCCGGGCTCATTGCTAGTGACTTAGAGTGGTGGTTCCATGGCCCACAAAATTGCCACCACATGATGAAAATGCTTACCGGGAAATCCTCGCCGTCGGACTTCAAGTTCGAGCCCCGAAGCATGGACACCATTGATGAACGGGTGATCGTGGAGGGGTGGGAGGGAGCTCAAGTGTATTGGGTGCATGTGTGGACTCTGAAAGATGGAGTCATCACTCAGTTCAGAGAATACTTCAACACTTGGCTGACTGTTAAGGATCTGCGGAGGCCGCTCGCCTGCCTGAGTGCCACCACGTTGTGGCAGAGCCACCCCCGAGACCTGGCGAAACGGTCGTTGCCGGGGCTTATGCTCGCGATTTGA